One genomic segment of Gemmatimonadota bacterium includes these proteins:
- a CDS encoding VOC family protein, which translates to MPPRPREPGEFCWINIISPDLDGTRAFFSALLGWRFPEMPGMGYLIEVDGHRQGGLFDLRSPGNPAGQQPVIGVMVRVTDADAMAARMNALGGTALPPMEVGTNGRMVVGHDPSGANIDLWELRSAPPGDVDGAVHGAMSWFEQVSDDLVRDTRFYCDLFGWTFEIMKMPGFDYVTFKQGDAFVAGMMARTSEMGDLKPFWCTYFTVDDVERAAQQAEALGGTLAMPISEAPGVGRFCGIISPQGVGFCVMQYSR; encoded by the coding sequence ATGCCCCCACGCCCCCGCGAGCCCGGCGAGTTCTGCTGGATCAACATCATCTCCCCCGACCTCGACGGCACGCGCGCCTTCTTCTCGGCGCTCCTCGGCTGGCGATTCCCCGAGATGCCCGGCATGGGCTACCTGATCGAGGTCGATGGCCATCGGCAGGGCGGCCTCTTCGATCTCCGGAGTCCCGGCAACCCGGCCGGGCAGCAGCCCGTCATCGGCGTGATGGTCCGCGTGACCGACGCCGACGCGATGGCCGCGCGCATGAACGCGCTGGGCGGCACGGCGCTCCCCCCGATGGAAGTCGGCACCAACGGCCGCATGGTCGTCGGGCACGACCCGAGCGGCGCCAACATCGATCTCTGGGAGCTCCGCTCCGCGCCCCCGGGTGACGTGGATGGGGCGGTCCACGGCGCGATGAGCTGGTTCGAGCAGGTCAGCGACGACCTCGTGCGCGACACGAGGTTCTATTGCGACCTCTTCGGCTGGACCTTCGAGATCATGAAGATGCCCGGCTTCGACTACGTGACGTTCAAGCAGGGCGACGCCTTCGTCGCCGGCATGATGGCGCGCACGTCGGAGATGGGCGACCTCAAGCCCTTCTGGTGCACCTACTTCACGGTCGACGACGTGGAGCGGGCGGCGCAGCAGGCCGAGGCGCTCGGCGGGACGCTCGCGATGCCCATCAGCGAGGCGCCGGGCGTGGGCCGGTTCTGCGGCATCATCTCGCCGCAGGGCGTCGGGTTCTGCGTGATGCAGTACTCTCGATAG